Proteins from one Nerophis lumbriciformis linkage group LG16, RoL_Nlum_v2.1, whole genome shotgun sequence genomic window:
- the LOC133617368 gene encoding snaclec alboaggregin-A subunit beta'-like: MAFTLRVLFLLCGISGLFTGVLSNDSKKKDSCCPEGWTRLDDHCYVVKDDPRTFADAEEVCQLLHGNLASVTSAVKNAVVYQLVLEENLSSAWIGYHDALQNSDFLWTDGSDPDAFVNFAGGSPTDSGDCVIITTDGEWSDVDCETTEAYACITDVCCH; encoded by the exons ATGGCATTTACCCTGCGCGTGTTGTTCCTCCTTTGTGGAATCAGTGGACTGTTTACCGGCGTT TTGTCGAACGATAGCAAAAAGAAAG ATAGCTGCTGCCCTGAGGGTTGGACTCGATTGGACGATCACTGTTACGTCGTCAAAGATGATCCCAGGACTTTTGCAGATGCGGAG GAAGTCTGCCAACTTCTTCATGGCAATCTGGCCTCAGTCACCAGCGCTGTGAAAAATGCGGTTGTCTACCAACTGGTTTTGGAAGAAAATTTGTCGTCAGCTTGGATTGGATACCATGATGCCCTCCAG AACTCCGATTTTCTTTGGACCGACGGCAGCGATCCTGATGCCTTTGTTAACTTTGCTGGAGGTTCGCCTACCGACAGCGGTGACTGTGTGATTATCACTACAGACG GTGAGTGGTCTGATGTCGACTGCGAAACAACGGAGGCATATGCGTGCATCACAGACGTTTGCTGCCACTAA